A portion of the Doryrhamphus excisus isolate RoL2022-K1 chromosome 20, RoL_Dexc_1.0, whole genome shotgun sequence genome contains these proteins:
- the si:dkey-174i8.1 gene encoding arylsulfatase I: MYATSYQIHTGLQHSIIRPRQPLCLPSDIPTLPERLAEAGYATHMVGKWHLGFCRPGCLPTGRGFHSFLGTLTGSGDHFSYQSCDGAEACGFDLHDGDKPAWEMAGNYSTLLYIDRVKQILRSHNPQTPLFLYLSLQAAHTPLQVPDHFLHPYSSQGNRLRRHYAAMLSCLDDGVWQVVQELKTNGLYENSVLIYSSDNGGQPLSGGSNWPLRGGKGTYWEGGIRAVGFVHSPLLKRKGVVSKALIHVSDWFPTLLALSGTLQSHHGLDGHDVWGTISEGLPSPRTEILFNIDPVSRKPGEPYDKALVLNGFGIWDTAVRAAIRAGDWKLLTGNVGDGDWTPPQAFADGPERWQRLEKRRNEVGKSVWLFNISSDPYERSDMAKARPEIVKHLLTRLAEYNQTAVMAKNPPDDPMADPELHGGAWGPWMGLEGQEGNDGEGGLRNERVTKVKQCKLCKLRALFKKVESRLQKTAVFF; the protein is encoded by the exons CTACCAAATTCACACCGGCCTCCAGCATTCAATCATCCGGCCACGTCAACCTCTCTGCCTCCCCTCGGATATCCCCACTCTACCTGAGCGTCTAGCTGAGGCAGGCTATGCCACTCACATGGTAGGAAAATGGCATTTGGGCTTCTGCAGGCCTGGCTGTTTACCCACGGGACGAGGCTTCCACAGCTTCCTCGGGACGCTCACCGGCAGCGGGGATCACTTCTCTTACCAGAGTTGTGACGGGGCGGAAGCTTGCGGATTTGATCTGCATGATGGAGACAAACCGGCGTGGGAGATGGCTGGCAATTACTCCACTTTACTTTACATTGACAG AGTGAAGCAGATTCTGAGGAGCCACAACCCTCAAACACCCCTCTTCCTGTATCTGTCCCTTCAGGCCGCCCACACACCTTTACAGGTACCTGACCACTTCCTACACCCATACAGTTCTCAGGGAAATCGACTCAGGCGCCACTATGCAGCCATGTTAAGCTGCCTCGATGATGGGGTCTGGCAAGTGGTCCAAGAGCTGAAGACCAACGGACTATATGAAAACTCTGTACTGATCTACTCCTCTGATAATGGTGGGCAGCCTCTGTCGGGAGGCAGCAACTGGCCACTTAGAGGCGGCAAAGGAACTTATTGGGAAGGAGGCATTCGAGCAGTGGGCTTTGTCCATAGTCCCCTTCTGAAGAGGAAGGGTGTTGTCAGCAAGGCACTGATCCACGTCTCTGATTGGTTTCCCACTTTACTGGCGCTGTCGGGGACACTACAGTCCCACCATGGTCTTGACGGTCATGATGTGTGGGGCACCATCAGTGAGGGTCTACCATCTCCTCGCACAGAAATCCTTTTCAACATTGACCCAGTCTCCAGGAAGCCCGGGGAGCCTTATGACAAAGCCTTGGTGCTAAACGGCTTTGGCATCTGGGACACAGCAGTGAGGGCGGCCATTAGGGCTGGCGATTGGAAGCTGTTGACTGGAAATGTGGGTGATGGCGACTGGACGCCACCGCAAGCTTTCGCAGACGGTCCGGAGAGGTGGCAGAGACTGGAAAAGCGGCGCAATGAGGTGGGGAAGTCGGTTTGGTTGTTTAACATCTCCTCTGACCCTTATGAGAGATCGGATATGGCTAAGGCTCGTCCTGAGATAGTCAAGCATCTTCTCACCAGACTGGCAGAATACAACCAGACTGCTGTGATGGCAAAAAATCCTCCTGACGATCCGATGGCGGACCCTGAGCTGCACGGTGGCGCATGGGGTCCCTGGATGGGCCTAGAAGGCCAAGAGGGGAATGACGGAGAGGGCGGTCTCAGGAACGAAAGAGTGACAAAAGTGAAGCAGtgcaaattatgcaaattaagaGCCCTCTTTAAAAAGGTGGAGTCACGTCTGCAGAAGACCGCTGTATTCTTCTGA